In Paraburkholderia sprentiae WSM5005, a genomic segment contains:
- a CDS encoding IS30 family transposase, with protein sequence MLWQRWKDGESLSDIGRSLGKHAASIHAIVRPHGGIMPMIRKRSARVLTLAEREEISRGIHADVSIRQIAASLGRSPSTISREIARHGGLDKYRAALADASAWHRARRPKPCRLAVNAKLRRLVGRKLQLKWAPQQIAGWLKQQYPDDATMQVSHETIYRSLFIQARGVLKAELMKHLRTRRMMRRSKKASAKGQPRGQIIDVVSIRERPAEAEDRAVPGHWERDFLSGSNKTHIATLVERHSRFTILVKVKGKDTESVVSALSKQVRKLPAELSPSVTWDRGMELAQHKQFTVATDVQVYFCDPQSPWQRGTNENTNGLLRQYFPKGTSLAGYSQGDLNKIALQLNQRPRKTLGFMTPADKLNASMGVAITG encoded by the coding sequence TTGTTGTGGCAGAGATGGAAAGATGGTGAGTCGTTAAGCGACATCGGCCGCTCGCTCGGCAAGCATGCGGCGTCGATTCATGCGATCGTGCGACCGCATGGCGGCATCATGCCAATGATAAGGAAGCGATCGGCCCGAGTGCTGACGCTTGCCGAGAGAGAAGAAATCTCGCGTGGCATCCATGCAGACGTTTCAATCCGTCAGATCGCAGCGAGCCTGGGCCGGTCACCGTCGACGATCAGTCGTGAAATAGCCCGCCATGGCGGGCTGGACAAATATAGGGCAGCGCTGGCTGACGCAAGCGCTTGGCATAGGGCCAGGCGACCGAAACCCTGCCGTCTTGCCGTGAACGCTAAACTGCGTCGGCTAGTCGGCAGAAAGCTGCAACTGAAATGGGCGCCACAGCAGATCGCCGGCTGGTTGAAGCAGCAGTATCCCGATGATGCAACAATGCAGGTCTCACACGAAACGATTTACCGCAGTCTGTTCATCCAGGCCCGTGGAGTGCTGAAAGCGGAACTGATGAAGCATCTGCGCACGCGCCGGATGATGCGACGTTCGAAGAAAGCGTCAGCAAAGGGACAACCGCGCGGACAGATCATTGATGTGGTATCAATCCGCGAACGGCCTGCCGAAGCCGAAGACCGGGCTGTTCCGGGGCACTGGGAACGCGACTTTCTGAGCGGCTCGAACAAAACACACATTGCGACCCTGGTAGAGCGTCATTCGCGCTTCACCATCCTTGTGAAGGTAAAGGGCAAGGACACGGAAAGTGTCGTCTCCGCGCTGAGCAAACAGGTTCGCAAGCTGCCTGCGGAACTCAGCCCATCGGTCACATGGGACCGGGGCATGGAACTCGCACAGCACAAGCAATTCACAGTCGCGACCGACGTGCAGGTCTACTTCTGCGATCCCCAAAGCCCGTGGCAGCGTGGCACGAACGAGAATACCAACGGACTGCTCCGGCAGTACTTCCCCAAAGGCACCAGTTTGGCCGGCTACTCGCAAGGCGATCTGAACAAAATCGCCCTGCAGCTGAATCAACGACCCAGAAAGACGTTGGGTTTCATGACGCCTGCAGATAAACTAAACGCCAGCATGGGTGTTGCAATCACCGGTTGA
- a CDS encoding DUF5372 family protein — translation MFYNGDGRLVSIMASWIDADAPDSFAQAAAGRSWLRTDDLRRLRSQVDELMAEIADHVE, via the coding sequence ATGTTCTACAACGGCGATGGCCGGCTGGTGTCCATCATGGCGTCATGGATTGACGCCGACGCACCGGACTCGTTCGCCCAGGCGGCAGCGGGGCGCTCCTGGTTGCGCACGGACGACCTGCGCCGACTGCGTTCGCAGGTCGATGAGTTGATGGCGGAGATTGCGGATCATGTCGAATAA
- a CDS encoding IS630 family transposase: protein MREDDGRQLSHATLEEIRIRAVKRVEAGESPEDVIRTLGFSRARIYEWLAAWREGGIEALRAEPVPGRPTKLSSEAIRFVYRTVTTKNPMQMKFELALWTRDMVRELIREHFNVRLSEVSVGRLLRKLGLSPQRPLARAYQRDPELVESWMRDEYPAIVRQAKRCGAQIFFVDESTVRSDYHSGTNWAPIGQTPVVETTGARFKVSLISAISPRGQFRFLCFEGSFKIAAYVDFVRRLVLNADASVFLIADGHPVHRCKAIRQLAAASDGRICLFFLPAYSPDLNPDELVWGYLKHHKIGKLAIKGPGHLKQRVRAVLRSLQRIPALVRSMFQHPSVRYAA from the coding sequence ATGCGCGAGGACGACGGTCGACAGCTTTCACACGCAACACTTGAAGAGATCCGCATTCGCGCGGTCAAGCGTGTCGAAGCTGGAGAGTCACCTGAGGACGTGATCCGGACATTGGGATTCTCGAGAGCGCGTATTTACGAGTGGTTGGCGGCCTGGCGCGAAGGAGGTATTGAAGCCTTACGGGCCGAGCCTGTTCCGGGCCGGCCGACGAAGCTGTCGTCCGAGGCTATCCGCTTTGTCTATCGGACGGTCACAACGAAGAATCCAATGCAGATGAAGTTCGAGTTGGCGTTGTGGACACGAGACATGGTGCGGGAGTTGATTCGCGAACATTTCAACGTCCGGCTCTCTGAAGTATCGGTCGGCCGGCTGCTCAGGAAGCTCGGACTTTCACCGCAGCGGCCGCTGGCGCGTGCTTACCAACGTGACCCTGAACTGGTCGAGTCATGGATGCGAGACGAATATCCGGCGATTGTCAGGCAGGCCAAACGCTGTGGGGCACAGATTTTCTTCGTCGACGAATCGACGGTGCGCTCGGACTATCACAGCGGCACGAACTGGGCACCGATCGGCCAGACACCCGTTGTCGAAACCACTGGCGCTCGCTTCAAAGTGAGCCTGATCTCGGCGATCAGTCCGCGCGGTCAATTCCGTTTCTTGTGTTTTGAAGGCAGCTTCAAGATTGCGGCGTACGTCGATTTCGTCAGGCGACTGGTACTCAATGCCGATGCTTCCGTCTTCCTGATTGCAGATGGTCATCCAGTTCATCGTTGCAAAGCGATCCGCCAGCTTGCCGCAGCATCAGATGGACGCATTTGTCTTTTCTTCCTGCCTGCTTACTCGCCGGATCTGAATCCGGATGAGCTCGTGTGGGGTTATCTCAAACATCACAAGATCGGCAAGCTTGCTATCAAAGGTCCCGGGCATCTTAAGCAGCGTGTTCGAGCAGTTCTGCGCTCGTTGCAGAGAATTCCGGCTTTGGTCCGATCCATGTTTCAGCATCCGTCAGTTCGTTACGCGGCATGA
- a CDS encoding aldo/keto reductase, whose product MKIRKLGKSNLEVSALGLGCMSMSAVYGPPSDKHEMIKLIRAAHERGVTLFDTAESYGPFVNEELVGEALQPIRDQVVIATKFGFDIDMATGERRGGTNSRPEHVKTVAEACLKRLRTDRIDLFYQHRADPEVPIEDVAGAVKDLMAHGKVKHFGLSEAGEQTIRRAHAVQPMTAVQSEYSLFWRGPEAGLLSTLEELGIGFVSFSPLGAGFLTGRIDEYTWFHPTDFRNTVPRFSPQARKTNLELVDVLKAFAARKNATPAQVALAWLLSRKPWIVPIPGTTRLHRLEENLGALDLALTEEEVSQISEQASKIQVKGNRLPEAILKVIGC is encoded by the coding sequence ATGAAGATCCGCAAACTCGGAAAGAGCAATCTGGAAGTCTCTGCCCTCGGCCTTGGCTGTATGAGCATGAGCGCAGTATACGGGCCGCCGAGCGACAAGCACGAAATGATCAAGCTCATTCGAGCAGCTCATGAGCGCGGCGTTACGCTGTTCGACACGGCCGAATCCTATGGGCCCTTTGTCAACGAAGAGCTTGTCGGGGAGGCGTTGCAACCGATTCGCGATCAGGTGGTTATCGCCACGAAATTCGGCTTCGACATCGACATGGCGACAGGTGAGCGCAGGGGCGGTACGAACAGTCGCCCAGAACATGTGAAGACGGTGGCGGAAGCCTGCCTGAAGCGTCTCCGCACCGACCGGATCGACCTGTTTTATCAACATCGCGCCGACCCTGAGGTTCCGATTGAGGATGTAGCCGGTGCGGTCAAAGACCTCATGGCTCATGGCAAGGTCAAACACTTCGGGCTATCTGAGGCGGGCGAGCAGACCATCCGTCGCGCCCATGCCGTGCAACCGATGACAGCCGTCCAGAGCGAGTATTCGCTGTTTTGGCGCGGGCCTGAAGCGGGGCTGTTGTCGACTCTGGAAGAACTCGGTATTGGCTTCGTGTCGTTCAGTCCTCTAGGCGCCGGCTTTCTGACTGGCAGGATCGACGAGTACACCTGGTTCCATCCGACGGACTTTCGCAATACCGTGCCGCGGTTCTCCCCGCAGGCGCGCAAGACGAACTTAGAGCTGGTCGACGTGCTCAAGGCTTTCGCCGCACGTAAGAACGCCACGCCGGCCCAGGTTGCGCTGGCGTGGCTGCTGTCGCGAAAGCCATGGATCGTGCCGATTCCCGGCACAACCAGGCTGCACCGCTTGGAGGAGAATCTAGGCGCCCTCGACCTCGCCCTTACTGAGGAGGAGGTGAGCCAGATCAGTGAGCAGGCATCGAAGATCCAGGTGAAGGGCAACCGATTGCCCGAAGCGATCTTAAAAGTAATAGGGTGCTGA
- a CDS encoding pyridoxal phosphate-dependent aminotransferase, with protein MKFANLVERLQGERTSAWDIHRAARLAAVQGEDVIVLSVGDPDFPTPAPVVERAISALHEDDTHYTGGAGRDNLREAIAAEHQADSGRAVTKANVIVCAGAQNGLFASSLCVCEAGDEVLVPEPMYLTYEAAIRASGATLVPVAVDAANGFHLDCEALRAAVTARTRAIFFATPCNPTGVVMPREHLEQIAALARERDLWVVSDEVYADLTFERDHISIASLEGMASRTLTLGSFSKSHAMTGWRLGWVIGPEAAIDHLGRLALCMLYGLPGFIQQAGLAALEHRRSVIAQMRDVYRRRRDAVFQRLNAVQNLQCLLPEAGIFMMIDIRGTGIGTHDFTWQLLREKGVSLLDASRFGPTANGFVRLALVVDEPKLNEACNRIEDFVRRRR; from the coding sequence TTGAAATTTGCGAATCTCGTCGAGCGCTTGCAGGGCGAGCGAACGTCGGCGTGGGACATTCACAGGGCGGCTAGGCTGGCGGCCGTTCAAGGCGAAGATGTGATCGTGCTCAGCGTCGGCGATCCGGATTTCCCGACTCCCGCTCCCGTCGTTGAACGTGCCATCTCGGCCCTGCACGAAGACGATACACATTACACCGGCGGCGCCGGTCGGGATAACCTGCGTGAGGCGATCGCGGCTGAACATCAGGCCGACAGCGGCCGTGCCGTCACCAAGGCGAATGTAATCGTCTGTGCCGGCGCGCAGAACGGACTGTTCGCGTCGTCGCTCTGCGTCTGCGAGGCCGGCGACGAAGTGCTCGTGCCAGAGCCGATGTATCTGACGTACGAAGCTGCAATTCGCGCCTCCGGCGCCACCCTCGTGCCCGTAGCGGTGGACGCCGCGAATGGCTTCCATCTCGACTGCGAGGCGCTTAGAGCCGCAGTTACCGCGCGCACACGCGCAATCTTCTTTGCGACGCCCTGCAATCCCACTGGCGTGGTCATGCCGCGCGAACATCTTGAACAGATCGCCGCGTTGGCGCGCGAGCGCGACTTATGGGTCGTCTCTGACGAGGTATACGCGGACCTCACTTTTGAGCGCGACCACATTAGCATCGCGTCTTTGGAAGGCATGGCGAGCCGAACGTTGACGTTAGGCAGCTTTTCAAAGTCGCATGCAATGACCGGCTGGCGGCTAGGCTGGGTAATCGGGCCGGAGGCAGCGATCGATCATCTGGGTCGACTGGCACTTTGCATGTTGTATGGACTACCGGGTTTCATCCAGCAAGCTGGATTGGCGGCGCTCGAACACCGTCGTTCCGTGATCGCGCAGATGAGAGACGTGTATCGCCGGCGGCGTGATGCCGTGTTTCAGCGCCTGAATGCCGTTCAGAATCTTCAATGCCTGCTTCCAGAGGCGGGCATCTTCATGATGATCGACATTCGGGGAACGGGAATAGGCACACACGACTTCACGTGGCAACTGCTCCGAGAGAAAGGCGTCTCTCTGCTCGATGCTAGTCGATTCGGTCCGACTGCAAACGGTTTCGTGAGGCTGGCACTAGTGGTGGATGAGCCGAAGCTGAATGAGGCCTGCAATCGGATCGAGGATTTCGTTCGGCGACGTCGCTAA